DNA from Musa acuminata AAA Group cultivar baxijiao chromosome BXJ1-5, Cavendish_Baxijiao_AAA, whole genome shotgun sequence:
GCAGCCTCCCCCCCTCCCTCGCTCGCCTCTCCGCGCTCGAGGAGCTGTCCCTCGTCCCCGGCCTCGTTGCCGGCTCCCTCCCTGCCGCTTTTCCCCCGGGCCTCCGCTTCCTCGCCCTCGCCAGTAACCGTATCTCCGGCCCGCTTCCGCACTCCCTCGCGGCCCTCCGCGGCCTCCGGACCCTCGACCTCAGCAACAATCTCCTATCCGGCAACATCCCCACCGCCCTCCTCCGCCTACCGGAGCTCCGGACCGTCATCCTCGCCCACAACCGCCTCGCTGGCCCCGTCCCCGCCTCCGTCGCTGCCCCTCTCCTCCGCCTCGATCTCAGGAGTAACGCTCTCACCGGCTCCGTTCCGTCCCTGCCCCCTTCCCTCATCTACCTCTCCCTTGCCTCCAATCGGCTCTCCGGCCACGTCGATCGAGTTCTCCCTCGGCTCAACCGGCTCAGCTTCCTCGACCTAAGCGCGAACAGGCTCTCCGGTCCCATCCCGGGAATCCTCTTCACCTTCCCCATCTCGTGGCTGCAGGTGCAGAGAAACCAGTTCTCCGGTCCCCTCAGGCTGGGCGGCCCGCTCCCGGTGTCGGGGGCGACGGTCGACCTCAGCTACAACCGGTTCACCGGCAAAGTGCCGGCGGAACTGGCGCCAGCAGGGCGGCTGTACCTGGACTTCAACCGGTTCGAGGGGGATGTGCCGGCGGCGATCGTGGACCGGGTGGTGGCGGGGGGCATGCGGGTGCTCTACCTGCACCACAACTACCTAACGGGATTCCGGATCGGGACGGCTGCGTCGGTGCCGGCGGGCAcctcgctgtgcctgcagtacaaCTGCTTGGTGCCGCCGGTCGACGCGCCGTGCCCACGCAATGCCGGGCCAAGGACGGCGCGGCCACCGCAGCAGTGTGCCGGCGGCGGCAAGAAGGGCTGACGGAAGAAGACAGATATGCCGAAGAGCAGcgaatttttttctctttcaaaCAAAATGGTAGATTTTTACCTTTCTTCACTGCaaatacaacaaaaaaaaaaaaaaaattaagtgtaTTTTGGGGCGAGTAATTAttacacattttgatattttttttgggGGCATACTACTGCATACTTTTGGAATCCTACACTCAAAAGTCTACAACAACTTCAAAGACTTACATCGTTCGATATGCGGTGTTATAGTCTCATCCCAGATGGAGTGTAAGGTTTTGATCAGTTTAAACGTTATGATTAAGGGTTTAAACAGCGGTGGACCGAGTGGATTTAAAAGCCCCGAAGAATTCCAAATGGATTTAAAATCTCAACAAATAATCTGCAGATGAGCAGCATGGCTACTCATCAATGACTGGCTTGGCACATCCAAGTGTGCACAAATTGTTAGATGCAGTCACTGTTGAGGTTAATGGTAATATAGAGAGGACATCGgtaatataacttttgttgcctAGTGCTTAGCTATGTCTGTCCTGAAGAAGGTTACTATTAGGCTTTACCATCCTATGGTTAGGAaggaatcaaatcatattagtctCCCCTACCAAATAATTTTAATCCCTCAAAACTCCTTGGGGCATGGGGCGGAGCTACAGTCCAGGTGTCGGTCATGGGTAGGAAAGATCAACATCTAGTCCGAGGGACCTCTGACTTTTTGTCCCATCAGCAAATAGCACCAAATCTTGGGTCCACTTCAAGAGAGATAGTACATATGGGTTCACTTCAAGAGGGAAGGGAGGTACCTCGTGTGAGAAACGGGTGTGGAAAGCAAGTGCAGCATATGGGTTCTCCGTCATGGCTGTTGCTTGTCAAACAAACGCCTCTTTAAGAACAGCGCAATATCCTCAACCTTGTTAAGGTGGAAAAGAGCAAGGCAAGCCGAGAAGCACACTACTGCAGAAACTGCTACGAGGACGGCAACATGCATGGCCGTCTTCCCGGTGAGTGAGGTTCCCCGTAACCTCCCTTCCTTGGGATGGCAGTTTGGGATTTGGCCTCGTTCTGACATTAGAACGGGGGAAGCGtcgtgctcttcttcttcttcttcttcttcttcttcttcttcttcttgatcaCCATCTTTATTTCTCCTCCCTGTATCCTGGAATACAAATATTGTGTTACTTCGTAGCAAGGTCAGCGGCTGCAGTATTTGAATAATAAAATGGAAAGTTCAATGAGTGCTCAGCTAAAAATTAGACAGTATCCTTTGTCTTAGTAAATAAAAATGACACAAGTAATGTAATATTACAAATTTAACAAACAAATGAAACAACTAGGAGAGATGGTCGAGCAAAGATGGCTGGGAAATTTAATTTACTTACTTGATTTCCATAAAGCACATTATTTTTCCTGTCAGAGTCTCGGTAGCTTTGTGAAAAATCAGAGCGACAGCTTGAGTTCTCTGAACCCAATTCCAATCTCATATGATATATTCTCCTCTGAGAAAGAATTTCCCTTGCCTGGTTCATATAATTCAGGAAAAGACACCAATCATCATCCCAAGTGTCATTTGCGTTGCATTTTAAGCTCGGCAAATTTATCCCATCTAAGTAGTGTAGTACAACTTCCAGAAGATTAAAAGACTCCATCTGTAGTAGGAATTTCGATAGTCTCATTAGCCTCCATATGTTTGTTGAACTCAGGAGCTCTTCTCTTTTCTCTAAGACAGGATTTCGAAGGACCCATGCAAAGTCCAAAAGTAGTGCTGAGATACCAGTTTGTTTCGAGACAAAAGACTTGCAGGAACGTGAAGTGGCATCAACATCTGTCGTCCTGTAAATATCATCTAAACAGCAATCGTCACAAATTTTTCTGTATATTTTCTCAAACTCTGAACATATAAGTTTGTTCCCGAAAAGGATAGGGACAAAGTTTGAAATTCCTAATTTGTTCTCCACCTACAAAAGATAAGTTTTGCAATTTAGGGAGAAGATATTTGGTAGTATCAACAACATACCGAGAGGATACGAGCATCCAACTCGAACAACATTTCAGCCATTGTATTGCAAATTAAATTTATTGTTCGTACAGAATAAATTTTTAGTAAATGTCTAATCACAGATAATACATAAAATTACAGTGTATAGTCATGTAATTATGAACAGGAAGACAAAATACTAATATCTGCTAATAGATACTGGACTATATCCACCAATATAAATTAGGTCCGTTGATGCAACAGGACTATAAGGTATAACATATGCACAAAAGCGTGAAGATATACAGAGCAACTTCAAGTTGACATTCGATAAAACAAAAAGGAACATTTTACCATGAGTGAATCAGAAAACCTTGAAAATACGAACCTCAATAAATGCAGGTCCAAATATATCAGAATCCGTCTGAGGTATATTTATCCTGAACATCTGATGTTCACAATGGCAAAGAGAATCCATGTCATTTACTTTGCATGGTGTGATCTCCTCTTGATACAACCCCAGATATTTTCCTGCAAAAGACACAAAAAACCTGCGACAAAAAGTATTAATTTCGTGTGATTTCTACACAATTAAATGAATTGAAAC
Protein-coding regions in this window:
- the LOC135674697 gene encoding leucine-rich repeat receptor-like kinase protein THICK TASSEL DWARF1, encoding MQSPEVRVEAVLLLVFFVVFVPASAILHPVDYLVLQSIRKSLADLPGSAFFASWDFTADPCAFAGVVCSGDRVVALSLGDPRAGSPGLSGSLPPSLARLSALEELSLVPGLVAGSLPAAFPPGLRFLALASNRISGPLPHSLAALRGLRTLDLSNNLLSGNIPTALLRLPELRTVILAHNRLAGPVPASVAAPLLRLDLRSNALTGSVPSLPPSLIYLSLASNRLSGHVDRVLPRLNRLSFLDLSANRLSGPIPGILFTFPISWLQVQRNQFSGPLRLGGPLPVSGATVDLSYNRFTGKVPAELAPAGRLYLDFNRFEGDVPAAIVDRVVAGGMRVLYLHHNYLTGFRIGTAASVPAGTSLCLQYNCLVPPVDAPCPRNAGPRTARPPQQCAGGGKKG